From Pseudobythopirellula maris:
AGCAAGCCATCCCTTAACACACAACCGCATGCCCAGCGAGGAGCTCCGCCATGAAACTCGATTCCTTCGAAAAGCTGTACGTTCACGAACTCAAAGACCTCTACAGCGCCGAGTCGCAGCTCATCGAGGCCCTGCCGAAGATGGCCGAGGCCGCCAGCGACGCCGCGCTTGGCAAGGCGTTTGAGCACCACTTGGAGCAGACCAGGGGCCAGCAGAAGCGGCTCGAGAAGATCTTCGAGGGGCTGGAGTACGAGCCGGGCGGTCACAAGTGCGCCGCGATGGAGGGGCTCATCCATGAGGGCGAGGACGCGATCGGCATCGACGCCGACGATCAGATCCGTGACGCGGCGCTGATCGCCGCCGCCCAGCGCGTCGAGCACTACGAGATGGCCGGCTATGGTTCGGCCTGCGCTTTCGCCGAGAAGCTCGGCCGATTCGACGACGCCGACCTCTTGCGCGAGACGCTCGACGAAGAAGGCTGCGCCGATCGCAAGCTCACGACGATCGCCTCGCGGTCGGTGAATTTCAAAGCGCTCGTGAGCTAGCGCCTTGTGAGTTGAAGTCAGCGGCGCACCGATACGACCCGTTTTCAATCACCACCACCCTGAGAAGAAGGCGAGGCCGCCATGTCCCCGCTCGGACTGCTGCTGTTGATCGTCGTCGTTTTGCTGCTCCTGGGCGCACTGCCCGCCTGGCCGCACGCCCGCAACTGGGGCTACGGGCCGAGCGGCGGACTCGGCTTGGTGCTCGTCATTGTCCTGGTGTTGGTGCTTCTGCAGCGTGTGTGACACACGATGCATTCGATGTTTATTCATAACCCAAGTGATGAAGGAGAAAGCGATGGACTCCACGGCAACCGACCAATGGGGGCCTTGCAAGACCTGCGAATGGTGGCAGATCGAGCCCACCGCCGCTGAGGAGAACCTCACCGTGGGCGTTTGCATCGAGAAGCAGTTGCAACCGCTCCTCTTGCGGGTGAGCGGCCAGAGCGGCTGCAACCATCACCATGAGGGCGAGCCGCAGCGCGAGGAAGGGTCGTCCGAGAACCCGCCGTCGCCAAGCGTGGTGGGTTCCTGAGAAACCCGCGCATCGCCTACCGAAACACCGGGTCACTCGACCGCGGCGACCTCGTCCAGTGGCGGCAAGCACTCGTTTGGCTCTACGGCGGACTCCTCCGACTGAGAGCCGAGCCGCTTGGCGAGCTCGCGGAACAGGTCGTCTCGGTTGATTGGCTTAGGCAAGTAGCCATTGCAGCCCACCTCGAGGCACCGTTCCATGTCGCCATCCATGGCGTGAGCCGTAAGGGCCAGGATCGGGGCTTTGAAGCCGGCGTCACGCAGCCGCCGTGTGGCCGCGAGGCCGTCGAGCACGGGCATCTGCACGTCCATGAGCACGACGGCGGGCTCTTCACGCAGGGCGGCCTCGAGGCCGGCCAAACCGTTGGCCTCTTCGAGGATCTCCGCTCCCTCGCCGCCGAGCATCATCCGTAGCAGCATCCGGTTGGTGGAATTGTCGTCGACCACCAGCACCCTCACGCCAGTCAGGTCGAGCGGGCCACCGGCTTCGGGGGTGATCTTTGCAGCGCGCAGCTGTGCGCCCTTCGCTGGCGCCACCAGGGGACCAGTAGTGACTGTGAGCGTGAACGTGCTGCCTTGATCCGCGGTGCTGACTGCGGTGACGCCGCCGCCCAGCAACTCGGCCAGCATGACGCTGATCGACAGGCCGAGTCCGGTCCCCTCGATGTGGCTGGTCGACTCGTCCTCGACCTGCTGGAAAGGATCGAAGATCGCTTCGAGCTTGTCCTCGGGAACACCGAGTCCCGTGTCGTGAACGTCGACTATCAGCAGGTCGACGCCTTCGCGGCGTTCGGTCCGCGCCGCCACACGCACTCCCCCTCGGAGAGTGAACTTGACCGCGTTGCCTACCAGGTTGATGAGAACTTGCTTGAGACGCGCGGGGTCGGTGACGATCGACGCGGGGGGCGGAGTCTCCCATTCAAGGTCGAGCGAGATCGCCGCCGACTCGGCGCGGATCTTGAGCACCGAGACCACCTCTTCGAGGATCACCGCGGGGTCGCACGACCGGGGCCGGCACTCTAGGCGCCCGGCCTCGATCTTCGACAGGTCGAGGATGTCGTTGATCAGCTGCAAGAGGTGCTTGCCGCAGCCGTGGATCGTGGCCAGGCAGTGCTGGTTCTCGGTTTCGTCCAGGTCGCCCTGCTTGGACATGAGGATCTTGGTGAACCCCAACACGCCGTTGAGCGGGGTGCGGATCTCGTGGCTCATGTTGGCGAGGAAGGTGCTCTTGGCGCGGTTGGCCGCGCGCTCCTGCTCGGCCGCGCGCTTGATCAGGTCGAGAGACCCGCGGACCACCAGCGCCGCGATCGCCACCACGGCGACCCCGGCCAAGGCGGCCCACAGGGCCGCCGCCCGGATCACGTCGATCGAGCCGTCGAGCCGCGCCTTGCGACGCAGCACCTGGCTCAGCTCGTCGGCGATCAGCTCTTCGATCGGCGCCCGGTAGAGCGACTCGAAGCGGTCGACGTAGATCGTCGTGAACTCATCGAGAACGGCGTCGTGGTCGCCCTGTGCGCTGCTAACGATCAATTCGTCGAGATGGCGTTCGGCCTCGAAGAGGAACTCTTGCAACTCGGCGAGGGACCAGTGCTCCGCTTCCTCCTCCTCCTTGACCCGGTTCGCCTCGGACTCGCTGAGATCGTGGAGTTCGGCGAGCTCGATCTCTGAATACGTAAGCAGCCGTCGGATCAGCGACTGGGTTTGCTTGAGGCAGCTGCGGGCCTCGCCCGGGTTGTGGCTTGGGTCGAGCGACAACTCCCTAAGGGCCGACATCAGGTGGTCGTTCCCTAGGTTCTTCGCCGAGAGCAACTCGCGCAGCTGGTCCTCAGCGAGGTGCAACCGGTTTTGCTCGAGGACGATTTGATCCGTCGCGGCGCGCACACCCCACGCCAAGCCGAGCGTGACCGCGAGGCTGAGAGAGAAGGCGATCAGGGTTTTGGTGTAGACGCTCATGTCATGCGTTACTGGTCGTCGCGGGCGTGGTTCGCTCAATACATACCCACACCGCTGAGGCGTAGGTCACACCGTTAGAGCGGTTTGCTCATAGGTGTAGACGCTCGGCTCGCGATCGGCGTCATGGCTTCGTCAGCCTGCATCGACAATGCACCGCATTGCCTGCTTCGGCTTCCTCGCCACGCCGCCAATCGCTTCCCCGCTCGTCCACACCAATTCGAAAAACGCTCTAATCGCGGCGAGCCGCCTATCGCCGTAGATCGGGCTTCGGTCTCACACGTGTGGGGGAGATAGAAAAAAGTGTGGTCCTGACGGTCCCAAGGACCGCTGTTGTGGGAAGCCGAGAGACCCACCCGCTGGGCTGCGGCAGACCGAACCAATGGAGGCGCTCAGAACCCCGCGCGCCAGAATGAAAAAAAGAGGCCGGGCGGTTGGCCGCCCGGCCTCTAGGTGTTGATCGAATTGGTCGATTCGCGATCAGATATCGAGCGCGACCTTCTCGGCCTTGGCCGCGGCGCGAAGCTTCGTGAGCGCCCGGGCCTCGATCTGTCGGATCCGTTCCTTGGTGACGCCGAGCTCGGCGCCGACCTCTTTCAAGGTGAGCGGCTCGCGGCTGTGGTCGAGGCCGAACCGCGAGATCACGATCTTCTGCTCGCGCTCGTCGAGGCGGCGCAGCATACGCTCGATGTGCCGCTCGCGGTCCTTCTGGGCCGCCTCGCGGATCGCCGGGTTGGCGCGGTGCTCCTCGGTCGCGGCGAACAGCTCGTCGTGGCTCGTGCGGAAGCGGTCCTTGTGCTTGTACTCGCCCGGGATCGTGCGGGCGAAGTTCTTCATGATCGCCCACGTGGCGTACGTGCTGAACTTGTTGCCGCGGGCGAAGTCGAACTTCTCGATCGCACGCATCAGCGACACGTTGCCGTCGCTCACGAGTTCGAAGAAGCTCTGCTCGGGCGTCAGGTGCCGCTTGGCGATCGACACCACGAGGCGCAGGTTGGCCCGCGAGATGGCGTTCTTGGTCTCGACGGCCTGGGCGTGCAGCGACTCGATCTCGTCCATCAGCGAGGCCTTCGGCCGGCTCGGGTCGAGCTCGTCGCGGAGCTTGGCGGCCTTGTGCTTCAGGTAGTTGTACTTGCGGAAGATGTGCTGCTCCTGCTCACGCGTGAGCAGCGGCACCTCGTACAAGCTGGCCAAGTAAGCCGGCAGGTCGGCCGGGCGGCGGCTCTTGCGCGGCGTGGTCTCGGGCTCGGGCATCGGGCCGAGGCAAGCCTTGTCGGCCCCCTTGCGCGTGAAGCGCGGGTTCGGCATGTAGTCGAGCGGCAGCTCCATGATCGTCTGGGCGCGACGCTCGTTGATCACGCGGTAGATCGTGGTCTTGGTGCGGTCGTACTCCTTCATCAGCCGCTCGACCGACACGCCGCGGTCGTGCTCCTCGTAGATGCGCTGCTTCTGCGCCTCGGTGAGCGGGCCGTTGAGGTCCGGGAAGATCGCCAGCTCCGGGTTCTCCGCGTCGAACTGCTGGAGCGTGGCGCGCACCGTTTCGACGCTCCGCCCGGTCCGCTCGGCGAGCAGACGCGAAGCCTCGGTGCGGCTGCGGCCCTCGTCGGCGTGGCGGCGGGCGTGCTCCAGGAGCTCGCGGCGCTGCTCGTCGCTCAGCTGGCTGAACCGCGAGCCGCGGTCGACGCGCTCCTGGTTGTTGCGCACAAAACGATCCACGCTCGAACGGAGGAACCCGACACGCTTGCGGCCGTCGAACACCAATCGGCGGCTCACCAGGCCGAGCTCACGCCAGCGGCTGATCGTTTTGGTCGACACGTTGAATTGCTTGGCGAGCTGCTCGACGGTGAGCACCTGCTCGCCGACGGCTTCGACCGGCAGGTCGACAGCGTCCGACAGGTCCTCGACCAGCAGACGCAGGTCGTGCAGCAGCTCGAGCCCCAGCATCTTCTCACCGGTCTCGTCGTCGGGGCGGTAGCCGGTCACGCGGAACGCGACGTACTCGTAAGGGTACGACTTGCCCGGATCGATCTCGGCGATCAGCCGCTCGGTGGCGACGACCTGCTCGAGCTTCTTCTCGCGCGGCGCGTAACGCACCTGGTGGTCACGCAGGCGGTCGATCAGCGGGTTATGGTAAGCACGTTGCATGATGGTGGTCGGCCTCTTCTCGGGCGCCCGCGGCGGGCTCGGTTTGCCTGATCTCTGTCGCGTCTCCCCCTTCGGCGGGCGATCGGGGCCTGGCGAGGCCTCGGTGATTCGCCTGCTAGGGATTCGCTCCAGCGGCCGTAAGTCTTGGCCCCGCGTTTGGGCTGGCGTCGCTTAGGCTCGCACACGCTGCTACGTGTCTCGCCTCCGCGGGGCAACGCCCGCGGCGCCAGCATTCGGGGCCAATCGTCGGCTGCTAGTTGTACGCCAGTTAGTCGTTTTGGGTCGATACAAAGTTCGCGCCGCCATCGGCGCGACCGTCAGGGGCGGCCTTTCGGCATGATCCAATTCGACGCAAGTCATTATATGATAATGACATAGGACGAATTGCCGTACGGCGACAGTCGCGGAGAGCCGTAATTCTGGGATCCCTGCTCGAGCGGCTACACGCCGCCCGGTGGGCGGCAAAGGGCAAGCAAGAAAAGTGCGAACTTTTTTGGGCTGAATCGCGTCGCCCGTGCTGGACGATTGATCCCCAAGCGGGCAATGGGCCCGATTCTCGACCGCTTATCTCGCCCCAGGCAAGGACGCCGCCATGCGTTACCGCCCGCTCCTGTTCGCTTTGTCGCTCGTCGCCTATTCACTGGCCGCCGATTCGATGGCCGCCGCGGCCCACGCCGCCGGTCCCGCTGTGAGCGGCCCCCAAGCGAATGGCCAGCGGAGTGTGGCCGTGCGGATTGATCTCGAGGCGAGCGGCGTGATCGGCGCCGCGGAGGAAGACAAGCAGCCGAACGCCATGGCGGGCGCGAAGCAACCGGCCGGCAGGCCTTTCCAGCTCGCCGCCCAGTTCGCCTACACAGAAACCCCACTAGCGCCCGCCGCGGGGGCCGAAGACGGCGCGGCGTCGCTCCGCGTGCTGCGCGACTACCGCACCGCCGAGGCGACCATCACCGTCGGCAAGACCAAGCTCAAGCCGCGGCTCGCCGAGTCGAACCAGCTGCTGGCCGTCGAGTCGACCGACCGCGGGTTGCGGTTCGCGTCGCTCGCCGGACCGCTGACGCGCGAGGAGCTCGACCTCGTGATGGCGCTCGCCAACCCGATCGCCGCCGACCGGTTGATCCCCACCGGGCCGCTCAGGGAAGGGATGACATGGGAGCTCGGCGCCCGGGCGCTCGGCCCGCTCGTCGCCCTCGAGTCGGTCACCCTCGGCGAGGCGAGCGGCGTGGTCGACGCGGTTTCGGGACGCTACGCTCGGCTCCGTTTCGCCGGCGCGGTGCACGGCTTGCTCGATGGCGCCGAGACCGAGTACGACCTCGAAGGGGTCGCCTTGCTCGACCGGCGGACGAACCGCCTGACGCGGCTGAACCTGGGCGTCGCCGAACGCCGCGCCGAGGGCCCCGCCACGCCGGCGATGCGGACCAAGGCGAAGGCGCGGATCACGTTCGCTTCGGCCGGCGACAACCGTCCTGGGCAGAGCGGCGATGCGATCGCCGAGGCGAACCGCCGGCTCGACTCGGACGAGGAACGCCGGCTCGCGCTGCTCGAGCCGGGCGCGGGCGTGCTGCTGCTGCACGACGCGGCCTGGCGCCCGGCCGGGGTGACGCGCGAGGCGGTCACCCTCAAACGCGTGGCGGGCGAAGAACTGGTGGGCCAGACCACGCTGCGCCGCCTGCCCCCCAAACGGATCGAACGCCAGCCGACCGTCGAGGAGTTCGCCAACGAGATGCGCCGCACGCTCGCCGACCACAGCCCGCGGATCGGCAAGACCGAGCAATGGACCAGCCCGGGGGGCGAGCGCTGCCTGCGGATCGTTAGCCACGGGGTGTTGGACGGCTCGCCGGTCGAGTGGCGCCACGGCCTGGTGATCGCGGCCGAGGGGGGGCCGAGCGTCTCCTTCGCCACCACGATCTACGGCACGGCCGAAGCCTTAGGAGAAGCCGACCGCGAGCTGCAAGACGCCCTGCGCTTCACCGACGCCGGCCCGACCGAGCAGGCCAAGCTCCCCGGCGACACGGTGCGTTAGAGGTTTTGAACCACGAAGGAACAAAGGAACAACGACGAAGATAAAGAAGGAACCCACGAATACGCGCGAATAAAGACGAATGAATATTCGCTTCTATTAACGCGTATTCGTGGGCTCTTTTTCTTCTTTGTCTTCGTTTCCTTCGTTCCTTTGTGGTTCAGCTCCTCCGCGGTTCGCCTCAGCCGCCAAGGTGCTCCAGCAAGAAAGTGGTGACCCGTTTCGGGCTCACCACGCCGTGCACCTTGTCGTTGGCGTCGACCACCGGCACGTGGCGGTGGCCCATCACGGCCATCACCGCCAACGCGGCGCCGGCCGAGTCGTTCTCGTGCACGAAGAGCGGTTCGGGGGTCATGACCTCGCTGACTGGCTGGTCCTTGACCGTGTCGTACTCCAGGGCCACTCGGTTGAGGATGTCGCGGTCCGCGAATATGCCCAACAGCTGGTCGTTCTCCACGACCATCGCGCAGGCCACCTTCTTCTCGGCCAGCAGACGCACGGCTTGCGAGACGGTTGCGGTGGGGGCTATCTCGAGGAAGGGGCTCGACTCGATCGCGGTGACCTTCTCCTCGGCCAGCACACGCTCTAGCGCGTCGACATACTCGGGCGGGTCGTAGTTCTGCAGCGGGTCGTCGAAGTGGTGCGGCATGATCAGGCTCCTTCACGCTTGCGGAAGTTGTGGGGGGTGCCGATACGCTGCACCATCACCTGGGCCGGGAAGTGCTCGGCGATGTATTCCATCAGGCCCTTCTGGCCGGTGAGGCCGACCAGGCGGCCGTCGTCGTCGAGCACGCTGACGAATCGCGTGTTGTCGCGGATCATCGCCTGCAGCACCCGTTCCATCGGGTCGCTCGTTCGCACCATGCAAACGTTCCGCGACATGTGCTCGGCCAGCGGGTCGTTCACCGCCGCGGGGTTCTCGGCCATCAGCGTGCGGAGCATCCCCTCGGTGAACACGCCCATCGGGCGATGCTCGCCGTCGATCACCACGACGCAGCCAAGCGCCCGCTCGCGCATCGCGCGGATCGCCTCGCGGACGGTCCCACCCGTCGCCACGGTGACCGGCGCCCGCAGGTCGGCGCGGGCGATCGGCTCGGTTTGTAGGTTTTCTAGCAATCCCATTTTCGGTATCTCTTTATGGCGGAAGCCGCGCCTGTCGTATTGATTTACGATCGGCCGTGCCGACCGATGCGCATCTTACCCGATGGGGCCCCGATTGGTCCAAGTCGTTTCGTCGCGGGCGACAAACTGTCGCGGCCGGCAAACGCAAGACGCCTAAGCGCAAGACTCCGCCAACGCCGTGGCGGGAGAGAAACGGCCCGTCCGCAGGAAATTAGTCACCAATCCCGCCGTTTCGCGGCGCCACAAGATGCCGGTGTGCCAGGTGTCGATCATCGCGTGGTCGGCCTGGTCGTCGAGCCGGGTCGACTCGGGGCGGACCACGCGGTCGTGACGGGCGGCGAGCACACCCACCTCCTGGCCGGCGCCACCGCGGCCGGTCG
This genomic window contains:
- a CDS encoding ferritin-like domain-containing protein, producing MKLDSFEKLYVHELKDLYSAESQLIEALPKMAEAASDAALGKAFEHHLEQTRGQQKRLEKIFEGLEYEPGGHKCAAMEGLIHEGEDAIGIDADDQIRDAALIAAAQRVEHYEMAGYGSACAFAEKLGRFDDADLLRETLDEEGCADRKLTTIASRSVNFKALVS
- a CDS encoding DUF3309 family protein, which encodes MSPLGLLLLIVVVLLLLGALPAWPHARNWGYGPSGGLGLVLVIVLVLVLLQRV
- a CDS encoding response regulator gives rise to the protein MSVYTKTLIAFSLSLAVTLGLAWGVRAATDQIVLEQNRLHLAEDQLRELLSAKNLGNDHLMSALRELSLDPSHNPGEARSCLKQTQSLIRRLLTYSEIELAELHDLSESEANRVKEEEEAEHWSLAELQEFLFEAERHLDELIVSSAQGDHDAVLDEFTTIYVDRFESLYRAPIEELIADELSQVLRRKARLDGSIDVIRAAALWAALAGVAVVAIAALVVRGSLDLIKRAAEQERAANRAKSTFLANMSHEIRTPLNGVLGFTKILMSKQGDLDETENQHCLATIHGCGKHLLQLINDILDLSKIEAGRLECRPRSCDPAVILEEVVSVLKIRAESAAISLDLEWETPPPASIVTDPARLKQVLINLVGNAVKFTLRGGVRVAARTERREGVDLLIVDVHDTGLGVPEDKLEAIFDPFQQVEDESTSHIEGTGLGLSISVMLAELLGGGVTAVSTADQGSTFTLTVTTGPLVAPAKGAQLRAAKITPEAGGPLDLTGVRVLVVDDNSTNRMLLRMMLGGEGAEILEEANGLAGLEAALREEPAVVLMDVQMPVLDGLAATRRLRDAGFKAPILALTAHAMDGDMERCLEVGCNGYLPKPINRDDLFRELAKRLGSQSEESAVEPNECLPPLDEVAAVE
- a CDS encoding sigma-70 family RNA polymerase sigma factor; protein product: MQRAYHNPLIDRLRDHQVRYAPREKKLEQVVATERLIAEIDPGKSYPYEYVAFRVTGYRPDDETGEKMLGLELLHDLRLLVEDLSDAVDLPVEAVGEQVLTVEQLAKQFNVSTKTISRWRELGLVSRRLVFDGRKRVGFLRSSVDRFVRNNQERVDRGSRFSQLSDEQRRELLEHARRHADEGRSRTEASRLLAERTGRSVETVRATLQQFDAENPELAIFPDLNGPLTEAQKQRIYEEHDRGVSVERLMKEYDRTKTTIYRVINERRAQTIMELPLDYMPNPRFTRKGADKACLGPMPEPETTPRKSRRPADLPAYLASLYEVPLLTREQEQHIFRKYNYLKHKAAKLRDELDPSRPKASLMDEIESLHAQAVETKNAISRANLRLVVSIAKRHLTPEQSFFELVSDGNVSLMRAIEKFDFARGNKFSTYATWAIMKNFARTIPGEYKHKDRFRTSHDELFAATEEHRANPAIREAAQKDRERHIERMLRRLDEREQKIVISRFGLDHSREPLTLKEVGAELGVTKERIRQIEARALTKLRAAAKAEKVALDI
- a CDS encoding CBS domain-containing protein, with the translated sequence MPHHFDDPLQNYDPPEYVDALERVLAEEKVTAIESSPFLEIAPTATVSQAVRLLAEKKVACAMVVENDQLLGIFADRDILNRVALEYDTVKDQPVSEVMTPEPLFVHENDSAGAALAVMAVMGHRHVPVVDANDKVHGVVSPKRVTTFLLEHLGG
- a CDS encoding CBS domain-containing protein yields the protein MGLLENLQTEPIARADLRAPVTVATGGTVREAIRAMRERALGCVVVIDGEHRPMGVFTEGMLRTLMAENPAAVNDPLAEHMSRNVCMVRTSDPMERVLQAMIRDNTRFVSVLDDDGRLVGLTGQKGLMEYIAEHFPAQVMVQRIGTPHNFRKREGA